Proteins encoded in a region of the Dreissena polymorpha isolate Duluth1 chromosome 6, UMN_Dpol_1.0, whole genome shotgun sequence genome:
- the LOC127835666 gene encoding uncharacterized protein LOC127835666, which translates to MDNFRIQYINSDSDGSEHRYTQADATQTDLEKDPLIIREENAELISEIADLCTRPDINNPEVLLLLGSVGVGKSAIVNTIIKAITGKHFPKAKVGRGLVASTTLAFEWFENCGIENYDLEGMHNEAFSKCLNKLPNIIDVPGMDDFNSSNIRELLEAVLEGYIPPGTSVKSLQKLQEVYGVGCIKNIYPKRREEWAVTRVVFVASAVEFPPTSLVKMVRSLLESYDQATGYFKYNIDLFVVITKCDLVDRIDTSETTSRLFSIAGAMEQSSTRWQSYVDGRCLDDPSIDNIALKFVKKMMQPRRKRFRVEADKIPVLTPQKRLVLKLTWALNLMDAEQKCMVFIMVLLSLNYFVLVMLSDPVKTADLKDLHKSQK; encoded by the exons ATGGACAACTTTCGAATtcaat aTATAAACAGCGACAGTGATGGGTCAGAACACAGATATACACAGGCAG ACGCAACACAAACGGACCTGGAAAAAGATCCGTTAATCATACGGGAAGAAAACGCTGAATTGATCAGTGAAATCGCAGACTTGTGTACTCG ACCGGACATAAACAATCCAGAGGTTCTACTACTTCTTGGCAGCGTCGGTGTAGGAAAAAGTGCAATAGTGAACACTATCATCAAAGCCATAACGGGAAAACATTTCCCCAAAGCAAAAGTTGGTCGCGGGCTTGTGGCATCCACAACGCTTGCATTTGAATG GTTTGAAAACTGTGGGATTGAGAATTATGATCTAGAAGGTATGCACAATGAGGCATTTTCCAAGTGCCTGAACAAGTTGCCTAACATTATTGACGTACCAGGAATGGATGATTTCAACTCTTCCAACATACGAGAGTTACTCGAGGCGGTTTTAGAAG GTTATATTCCTCCCGGAACATCGGTTAAGTCCTTACAAAAGTTGCAGGAAGTTTACGGGGtaggttgcataaaaaatatttacccGAAAAGAAGGGAGGAGTGGGCGGtaacaagagttgtgtttgttGCAAGTGCCGTTGAATTTCCGCCCACGTCATTGGTCAAAATGGTCCGCAGTTTATTAGAATCTTACGACCAGGCAACAGGATATTTCAAAT ACAATATTGACCTGTTCGTAGTCATTACAAAGTGTGATTTGGTGGATAGGATCGACACTTCTGAAACGACTTCGAGATTGTTCAGCATAGCCGGTGCAATGGAACAAAGCAGCACCCGTTGGCAGAGCTACGTAGATGGCCGGTGTTTGGATGATCCGTCCATCGACAACATTGCTCTCAAGTTTGTGAAGAAGATGATGCAACCGAGACGAAAAAGATTTCGGGTGGAGGCTGATAAAATACCTGTGCTTACGCCACAAAAGAGGCTTGTATTGAAACTGACTTGGGCACTAAATTTAATGGATGCGGAACAGAAATGTATGGTTTTTATCATGGTTCTGTTGTCGTTGAATTATTTTGTGCTTGTAATGTTGTCAGATCCCGTTAAGACTGCCGATTTAAAAGACTTgcataaatcacaaaaataa
- the LOC127833722 gene encoding uncharacterized protein LOC127833722: protein MDTFRFQDSDNDGSENGHIQNVKYNRHNATQTDLEKDQFCIRKENAQLISEIADLCNRPDRKDPEVLLLLGSVDVGKSAMVNTIIKAMTGKYFHKAKTGSGNEASTKPAMAGQYFHKAKTGSGKEASTTLAFEWQISYSL, encoded by the exons ATGGACACATTTCGATTTCAAG ATAGCGACAATGATGGGTCAGAAAACGGACATATACAGAATGTCAAATACAACAGACATA ACGCAACACAAACGGACCTGGAAAAAGATCAGTTTTGCATACGGAAAGAAAACGCTCAATTGATCAGTGAAATTGCAGACTTGTGTAATCG ACCGGACAGAAAAGATCCAGAGGTTTTGCTGCTTCTTGGAAGCGTCGACGTAGGAAAAAGTGCGATGGTGAACACTATCATCAAAGCAATGACTGGAAAATATTTCCACAAAGCTAAAACTGGTAGCGGGAATGAGGCATCAACAAAGCCTGCAATGGCTGGACAATATTTCCACAAAGCTAAAACTGGTAGCGGGAAAGAGGCATCAACAACGCTTGCATTTGAATGGCAAATATCATATTCACTATAA